From Priestia filamentosa, a single genomic window includes:
- a CDS encoding baseplate J/gp47 family protein: MLDKNGFHRKTYQDLLEDMQNRARGLFGENINVSVRSPLGIIITLFAWFLSLGWELAEKVYNSGFVSKSEGVQLDRLSTIQGLSREPAAESYVSLVFTGNAGFTIPEQTQFSTENDVYFYLIENVTLDSQGNGSGNAVSVEKGLHTNVGANTITVLAEPLEEIISVNNPEAATGGRSLETDAEFRARIISSAAGGGKATISAISSALTQTSGVQASNIVINNKLEADAEGNPPKSVHAYVLGGTKEAIATSLFNSVAAGIETVGQEVVMVEDLSGVSHEVRFDYAVEKKIQIQLTLQTDATFPVDGEVQIKDNLIQSIGGVDSNGTTWIGNKMGQDIIYSKLFSQIYKVTGIEDATLLIGVQGGTLGTSNVPIGSREVSQTDVASVEVILA, translated from the coding sequence GTGCTTGATAAGAATGGGTTTCACCGTAAAACCTATCAGGATTTATTAGAAGATATGCAGAACAGAGCTAGAGGGTTGTTTGGTGAAAACATCAATGTATCCGTTAGGAGTCCTCTAGGCATCATTATTACGCTTTTTGCTTGGTTCCTTTCTCTAGGGTGGGAATTAGCTGAGAAGGTCTATAATTCAGGATTTGTAAGTAAATCGGAGGGCGTTCAACTAGATAGACTCTCCACTATCCAAGGATTATCACGAGAGCCCGCTGCTGAATCCTATGTCTCTCTTGTTTTTACAGGGAATGCGGGGTTTACGATACCTGAGCAGACTCAATTCTCTACAGAAAACGATGTGTACTTTTATCTAATCGAAAATGTAACGTTAGACAGTCAGGGAAACGGCTCAGGAAACGCTGTATCGGTCGAGAAAGGTCTTCATACCAACGTAGGGGCTAATACCATTACCGTACTTGCCGAACCGCTAGAAGAGATTATTAGCGTGAATAATCCAGAAGCGGCAACAGGTGGGCGCTCTCTTGAAACGGACGCTGAATTTAGAGCTCGTATTATTAGCTCTGCTGCTGGTGGAGGAAAAGCTACCATTTCCGCTATCTCTTCCGCTCTTACTCAAACAAGTGGGGTTCAGGCTTCTAACATCGTGATTAATAACAAATTAGAAGCAGATGCAGAAGGTAATCCACCGAAATCTGTCCATGCTTATGTATTAGGAGGAACGAAAGAGGCCATTGCAACTTCTTTATTTAACTCCGTAGCGGCCGGAATAGAAACCGTAGGGCAAGAGGTTGTGATGGTAGAGGATTTAAGTGGAGTGAGTCATGAAGTCCGCTTTGATTATGCAGTTGAAAAGAAAATACAGATTCAATTAACCCTTCAAACAGATGCTACTTTCCCTGTAGATGGAGAGGTACAGATTAAGGACAACCTCATTCAATCTATCGGTGGAGTAGATAGTAACGGCACAACGTGGATAGGAAACAAGATGGGACAAGATATTATCTATTCTAAGCTATTTAGCCAAATTTATAAGGTAACAGGAATTGAAGATGCGACCCTTCTTATTGGAGTTCAAGGAGGAACACTTGGTACTTCTAACGTGCCTATTGGATCACGCGAAGTATCGCAAACGGATGTTGCGTCTGTTGAGGTGATTCTCGCATGA
- a CDS encoding DUF2634 domain-containing protein produces the protein MLAPKLRDGDLVIEDNNLIMVDEDEELAQSVTSVLQTRKGEFFLNEEHGMSFDNILGKVADQAATRDDIIEAVSKEERIRFVTDISFSDNPKTRIREVKMTLEKEDGAELELEEVVIGA, from the coding sequence ATGCTTGCTCCTAAGTTAAGAGATGGCGATTTAGTCATTGAAGATAACAATTTAATTATGGTTGATGAAGATGAAGAACTTGCTCAATCCGTTACATCTGTACTCCAGACACGGAAAGGCGAGTTCTTTTTAAATGAAGAACACGGTATGTCATTCGATAACATCTTAGGTAAGGTAGCGGACCAAGCGGCAACACGAGATGACATCATAGAAGCTGTTTCTAAAGAAGAAAGAATCCGCTTCGTTACAGATATTTCTTTTTCAGATAATCCTAAGACTCGTATCCGAGAGGTCAAGATGACGCTTGAAAAAGAGGATGGAGCCGAATTGGAGTTAGAGGAAGTGGTAATCGGTGCTTGA
- a CDS encoding phage protein: MTNELFGRVIKVHIEGDYKADFTNDKFHIEFESPFDDDEKPNETKIMIYNLSTNSISRIKKGANLTLQAGYRSDYGVITEGTIDRTLTEQDGVDKVTNIYLLEGKDYSEVEVTAETSTNVGSELRIAFKAGTKASVIIRTLVKDLGFQIAEMKLPTDKTYSNGYTATGQILNNLTEVVKDCGASMYWRRGKMIIRSIKEGDDERFVLESSTGLTESPEPFEEEDAKGFNVKSLLQHRITTASIIELKSRTANGKYRAKKGKHVATGSEFRTEVQVI; encoded by the coding sequence GTGACAAATGAATTATTTGGCCGCGTTATTAAAGTGCATATCGAAGGAGATTACAAAGCGGATTTCACGAATGATAAGTTTCATATTGAATTTGAATCTCCCTTTGATGATGATGAGAAGCCAAATGAAACCAAGATTATGATTTATAACTTATCAACTAACTCCATTTCCCGTATTAAAAAAGGAGCTAATCTTACACTCCAAGCGGGTTATCGTTCTGATTATGGAGTGATTACCGAGGGAACCATTGATCGTACTTTAACGGAGCAAGATGGAGTAGATAAGGTGACAAACATTTACTTATTAGAGGGGAAAGACTATTCAGAGGTAGAGGTGACCGCTGAAACCTCAACTAATGTAGGTTCAGAATTACGAATTGCTTTTAAAGCAGGAACAAAAGCCTCTGTTATTATCCGTACATTAGTAAAGGATCTAGGCTTCCAAATTGCTGAGATGAAGTTACCTACAGATAAGACCTATTCCAATGGATACACGGCAACAGGACAAATTTTAAACAATCTAACAGAAGTCGTAAAAGATTGTGGCGCTTCTATGTACTGGAGGCGAGGGAAGATGATTATCCGCTCTATTAAAGAAGGTGATGATGAGCGATTTGTACTTGAATCCAGTACAGGTTTAACGGAATCCCCTGAACCTTTTGAAGAAGAGGATGCAAAAGGATTTAACGTAAAATCTTTGCTGCAACATCGTATAACAACTGCTTCTATCATTGAATTAAAGAGTAGAACGGCTAATGGGAAGTATCGTGCTAAAAAAGGAAAGCATGTTGCAACCGGTTCTGAGTTTCGTACAGAAGTGCAGGTGATTTAA
- a CDS encoding phage baseplate plug family protein — translation MRDYVLIEKNRLPERFEMNLAGDTFVFQFNYNKTYDFFTVDLYDYKQNPLVIGEKLVLGVPLWSDLVSDNLPAPTLIPMDESGNTERITFDNFMVTTFLFVDDVAPTQEEPSLESDT, via the coding sequence ATGAGAGATTACGTACTAATTGAAAAAAATCGTTTACCTGAACGATTTGAAATGAATCTAGCGGGAGATACGTTTGTCTTTCAATTTAACTACAACAAGACCTATGATTTTTTCACAGTAGATTTATATGATTACAAACAAAACCCGCTCGTTATTGGGGAAAAGCTGGTGCTAGGCGTTCCTTTATGGTCAGATTTAGTCTCTGATAACCTCCCTGCTCCCACTCTTATTCCTATGGATGAGTCAGGGAATACGGAGCGGATAACATTTGATAACTTCATGGTGACTACCTTCCTTTTTGTTGACGATGTAGCACCAACACAAGAGGAACCAAGCTTGGAGAGTGATACGTAG
- a CDS encoding LysM peptidoglycan-binding domain-containing protein gives MAKLGKINLFIEKESDSSSVDATSYPVEQGVPLSDHVEEKPDEFSLSGYIIGSNYKADKEYLKQEMKKGTLMTYVGRNIAKNVIILSLDGDQDATIVNGSSISIKLRTIRIASTPWVKVQNSGQKKPVNPSTKPKAVYHLVKKGDTYWGCWKKYGTSISQLRAWNKYPDRRIPIGVKLRVK, from the coding sequence ATGGCAAAGCTAGGTAAGATTAATCTCTTTATTGAGAAAGAAAGTGATTCTAGCTCTGTGGATGCAACATCTTATCCAGTGGAGCAAGGAGTCCCTCTCAGTGATCATGTAGAAGAAAAGCCGGACGAGTTTTCCTTGTCCGGTTATATTATTGGTTCTAACTATAAAGCGGATAAAGAATACTTAAAGCAAGAAATGAAAAAAGGGACCTTAATGACCTATGTTGGGCGAAATATTGCGAAGAACGTCATTATTTTGAGTCTTGACGGTGACCAAGATGCCACTATTGTAAATGGTAGTTCCATTTCAATTAAACTAAGAACCATCCGGATTGCTTCTACTCCTTGGGTTAAGGTGCAAAATAGCGGACAGAAAAAACCCGTGAATCCTTCTACAAAACCTAAAGCCGTTTATCATTTGGTTAAGAAAGGCGATACGTATTGGGGATGTTGGAAAAAGTATGGTACTTCTATCTCGCAATTAAGAGCATGGAATAAGTATCCTGATCGTAGAATTCCCATTGGTGTGAAATTGAGGGTGAAATAA
- a CDS encoding transglycosylase SLT domain-containing protein: protein MDGGYGNVVHVGSKSGLSYLYGHNTRNLVETGDMVQKGQIIGTVGNTGDSRGNHLHFEIRQGNKAMNPDGFGGAFGGASGAGGNVKAWIQQAITATGVPRTWASALETIAMKESNGNPRAYNGWDINAKRGIASRGLMQTIPPTFNAYKQKGMNDIFNPVHNAAAAINYIKARYGTVFNTPGIKSMARGGPYKGYAKGTNGPLSHSQWAWVGEQGPELMRLNRGTEIFSHPDSMDMISGRYNPSDSTSSSSEDTYNPSNSSVSSSGGKEVNINYSPTVNVNVSGASDDTNQQVKEQVQKALDEQYQKLLALFKSGEEY, encoded by the coding sequence ATCGATGGTGGCTACGGAAATGTAGTCCATGTTGGCTCTAAAAGTGGTCTTTCTTATCTTTATGGTCATAACACTCGAAACCTTGTTGAAACCGGTGATATGGTTCAAAAAGGGCAAATTATCGGTACTGTAGGGAACACAGGCGACTCGAGAGGTAACCATCTGCATTTTGAAATCCGCCAAGGGAATAAAGCGATGAATCCGGATGGTTTCGGTGGTGCGTTTGGCGGAGCAAGCGGAGCGGGTGGAAATGTTAAGGCTTGGATTCAACAAGCCATTACTGCTACAGGTGTTCCTCGCACATGGGCAAGCGCTTTGGAAACGATTGCAATGAAAGAAAGTAATGGTAACCCTAGAGCTTATAATGGTTGGGATATTAACGCAAAACGCGGCATAGCATCACGCGGTCTTATGCAGACAATCCCACCAACATTTAATGCTTATAAGCAAAAAGGCATGAACGATATTTTTAATCCAGTTCATAACGCTGCTGCCGCAATCAACTACATTAAAGCAAGATATGGCACGGTATTTAATACACCAGGAATTAAGAGTATGGCTCGTGGTGGTCCGTATAAAGGATACGCAAAAGGTACGAATGGTCCTTTATCTCATTCGCAATGGGCTTGGGTTGGTGAACAAGGTCCAGAACTTATGAGACTAAATAGAGGAACTGAGATATTTAGTCATCCAGATAGTATGGATATGATTTCTGGTCGATATAATCCGTCAGATAGTACATCAAGCTCTTCAGAAGATACTTACAATCCGTCAAACAGTTCTGTTTCTTCGTCTGGTGGTAAAGAAGTCAATATTAATTACAGCCCAACAGTGAATGTCAATGTATCAGGTGCAAGTGACGATACAAACCAACAGGTCAAAGAACAAGTTCAAAAAGCATTGGACGAGCAATATCAAAAGCTACTAGCTCTCTTTAAGTCAGGGGAGGAATATTAA
- a CDS encoding NUMOD3 domain-containing DNA-binding protein yields MHGYIYKIINKVNRKIYIGQTNDLNRRRREHMGELARGEHTNQYLQNSFNVYGADNFSIEILETCSIEILDQRERYWIEHLDSCNKEKGYNLSAGGNALRGPENPFYGAKHTEETRIKMSKSRKGKYAGSENHFFGISMAGVENPFYGKTHSEETKKRWSEQRKGLFAGEKNFFYGKSFKGEAHPRFGINHTEESKAKMRENAHGKKLSDSDTEKIILRLLNTDASIQEIAEEYNVTKTLVSAIKNNRKQKHVLPHLREQLKAINMFERRSRKQKAKILSNEGVTTIESRQLPSE; encoded by the coding sequence GTGCACGGATATATTTATAAAATAATCAACAAAGTAAACCGAAAAATATATATAGGACAAACGAATGACCTTAACAGAAGAAGACGGGAACACATGGGAGAACTAGCCAGAGGAGAACATACCAATCAATACCTTCAAAATTCGTTTAACGTTTATGGAGCAGATAATTTCTCAATTGAAATTTTAGAAACTTGCTCTATCGAAATCTTAGATCAAAGGGAGCGTTATTGGATTGAGCACCTTGATTCTTGCAATAAAGAAAAAGGATATAATCTCTCAGCGGGTGGGAATGCTTTGAGAGGTCCAGAGAATCCTTTCTATGGTGCGAAACATACAGAAGAAACAAGAATTAAAATGAGTAAATCAAGAAAAGGCAAATACGCTGGCTCAGAAAATCACTTTTTTGGCATCAGTATGGCAGGAGTGGAGAACCCCTTTTACGGAAAAACACACTCTGAAGAAACAAAGAAAAGATGGAGTGAGCAAAGAAAAGGTTTGTTTGCAGGAGAAAAGAACTTCTTTTACGGAAAGAGTTTTAAAGGAGAGGCACATCCACGATTTGGGATAAATCACACAGAAGAGTCGAAGGCGAAGATGCGTGAAAATGCTCATGGCAAAAAACTTAGTGATTCAGACACGGAAAAAATTATTCTCCGATTGCTTAACACTGACGCTAGCATTCAAGAAATAGCAGAAGAATACAATGTAACAAAAACACTTGTGTCTGCTATTAAAAACAACAGAAAACAAAAACATGTTTTACCTCATCTAAGAGAACAACTAAAAGCAATAAATATGTTTGAAAGAAGATCGAGAAAACAAAAAGCAAAAATCTTGTCTAACGAAGGTGTAACGACTATCGAAAGCCGGCAGTTGCCGAGTGAGTAG
- a CDS encoding phage structural protein, protein MPTYDPKYATLIVDGRYITGFDEGAMFTAEKDEDFFTTKADAQGVPIITESNDPFGTIASTLSQTSSSYAYLNALAKRKTPFPVWVNYNDGVTKEKAGGTQARITKTPSKEFGNEASGREFSFKVFDYTEE, encoded by the coding sequence ATGCCAACTTACGATCCGAAGTACGCAACACTGATTGTAGATGGACGTTATATTACAGGTTTTGATGAAGGGGCTATGTTTACAGCAGAAAAAGATGAAGATTTCTTCACTACAAAAGCTGATGCGCAAGGTGTACCAATTATTACAGAAAGCAATGACCCTTTTGGTACAATTGCAAGTACGCTTTCTCAGACATCTAGCTCATATGCTTATCTAAATGCATTAGCAAAGCGGAAGACACCCTTCCCTGTATGGGTTAATTACAACGATGGGGTTACTAAAGAGAAAGCTGGTGGTACACAAGCTCGTATTACTAAGACACCAAGTAAAGAGTTTGGAAATGAAGCGAGTGGGCGTGAATTCTCTTTCAAAGTTTTTGATTATACGGAAGAGTAA
- a CDS encoding DUF3383 family protein produces MPLQDVTVTIDILKPAAYIGFGKPLILAEKTGTSFLKNYKELDEVKVDFAESTTAYAKAKAVFAQKNRPATLSIASYDSAGSDVVSAMEALEKYYDEDWVFVVTSDAELTDQIAVADFVEQKGYKVYVAITVDEQSRNAFKVKGYERTIDFYHLITGEHPDAALIGEVANRPVGSQTWKFKTLVGITPIDVTKEELDAIHADGAIAYVTKAGIPQTSEGIVASGEYIDVMHGKDWIKFNMESRIQSVFANTDKVVYNSNGISLIEAEVTTVLQQAFQNGIIDADASGNALYTVTTKSREDMSVADREKRIYNGISFSYTAQGAIHESNIKGEILSVA; encoded by the coding sequence ATGCCATTACAAGATGTGACAGTAACAATTGATATCTTGAAACCTGCTGCCTATATCGGTTTCGGTAAACCGCTTATTCTTGCTGAAAAGACAGGAACAAGCTTTCTCAAAAATTATAAGGAATTAGATGAAGTAAAAGTAGATTTTGCAGAGAGTACAACGGCATATGCGAAAGCTAAAGCTGTATTTGCTCAGAAGAATAGACCAGCTACCCTTTCTATTGCGTCTTATGATTCAGCGGGTAGCGATGTAGTGAGTGCGATGGAAGCTCTCGAGAAGTATTACGACGAGGATTGGGTTTTTGTTGTAACTTCAGATGCAGAATTGACAGATCAAATTGCTGTAGCGGATTTTGTGGAACAAAAGGGGTACAAAGTTTATGTAGCAATTACTGTTGATGAGCAGAGCCGAAATGCTTTTAAAGTGAAGGGATATGAGAGAACTATTGATTTTTATCACCTTATCACTGGGGAACATCCTGACGCTGCATTAATCGGAGAAGTAGCAAATCGTCCTGTTGGTTCCCAAACATGGAAGTTTAAAACTCTTGTTGGAATTACCCCAATTGATGTGACGAAAGAAGAACTTGACGCTATTCATGCGGATGGCGCCATTGCTTATGTAACGAAAGCAGGGATTCCTCAAACAAGTGAAGGTATTGTTGCAAGTGGTGAATATATCGATGTTATGCACGGTAAGGACTGGATTAAATTCAATATGGAAAGTCGTATTCAATCTGTTTTTGCTAATACGGATAAAGTTGTTTATAACAGCAATGGTATTAGCTTAATTGAAGCAGAAGTAACAACTGTTCTTCAGCAAGCATTCCAAAATGGGATTATCGATGCTGATGCTAGCGGAAATGCTCTTTACACAGTTACAACGAAGAGCCGTGAAGATATGTCCGTAGCAGATCGCGAAAAGCGTATTTACAACGGTATTTCATTCTCGTACACAGCTCAAGGAGCAATTCATGAATCAAATATTAAAGGCGAAATTTTATCAGTAGCATAA
- a CDS encoding phage neck terminator protein → MNISLIKQMIARIKGDTGISIIKGNTTAPRPPLPYGVYNITSPYIKGRGRGSITQFTQDDKTYEKRTAEYKMTISLTFFGKDVETTIELATRVHDWFLFLGESFILENNLSVRQVGNVQDRTTFLVEHYEYKHGFDVQIAATQEQVREIQEAIENINLGG, encoded by the coding sequence ATGAATATTAGCCTGATTAAACAAATGATTGCTCGCATTAAGGGAGATACGGGCATTTCAATTATTAAAGGGAATACAACTGCTCCTAGACCCCCTCTACCTTATGGAGTATATAACATTACTTCTCCTTATATTAAAGGGCGAGGACGCGGAAGTATCACTCAATTTACACAGGATGACAAGACCTATGAGAAGAGAACGGCAGAATACAAGATGACTATATCGCTTACCTTCTTTGGTAAAGATGTTGAAACCACGATTGAGCTTGCAACAAGGGTTCATGACTGGTTTTTATTTTTGGGAGAATCTTTTATTCTTGAAAACAATCTGTCTGTTCGTCAAGTAGGAAATGTTCAAGATCGTACTACGTTTCTTGTTGAGCATTACGAATACAAACATGGATTTGATGTTCAAATTGCTGCAACTCAAGAACAAGTACGAGAGATTCAAGAAGCTATTGAAAATATTAATCTAGGAGGATAA
- a CDS encoding DUF4054 domain-containing protein: MITPEIIQKTASHLANVDPAVLQIFIDEATLEVEDLDISEGNKERLVRLYATHLASLKAENIKREKLDGLETEYHAPVASVALESTSYGQEYQRLFDKLTEKPKSLNLMVL, encoded by the coding sequence TTGATTACTCCTGAAATCATTCAGAAAACAGCGAGTCATCTAGCTAATGTAGATCCCGCAGTATTGCAAATCTTCATTGATGAAGCCACGCTTGAGGTAGAGGACTTGGATATATCAGAGGGTAACAAAGAGCGGTTAGTCCGTCTTTATGCTACTCATCTAGCATCCTTAAAAGCTGAGAATATCAAAAGAGAAAAGTTAGATGGATTAGAGACTGAATATCATGCTCCTGTCGCTTCTGTAGCGCTTGAAAGCACATCTTATGGTCAAGAATACCAAAGGCTGTTTGATAAGCTCACAGAGAAGCCTAAGAGCTTAAATTTGATGGTGCTATAA
- a CDS encoding DUF2184 domain-containing protein: MLIRPEDLEAIDRVVYEPKKEELIGRTLFNLKTDVPSGAEVYGYDVITRSGSAKVLAPGADDIPLVDADKRRHKMDIFSIAAAIRYSIQELRNAQMAGITVDSTKAEIARRAIAEKENRIIWHGDADHNIPGVVNAEGIQTTAVDAGASGKTEWRDKTGKEIVADIRKARNLINRLPGHTANTLILTPAGMEMLEMEYNANTDKTVLEYIRSQNWFTNIVATSDLEGQGTGGTDCFLVLDNSPSVIQILLTMDIFRHETEYKFPNYKVPFEERLGGAIVRYPMAIVRGDGI, translated from the coding sequence ATGTTAATTCGTCCAGAAGATTTAGAAGCTATTGATCGCGTGGTGTACGAACCAAAGAAGGAAGAGCTCATTGGTCGTACACTTTTTAATTTAAAAACAGATGTACCTTCAGGAGCTGAAGTATATGGCTATGATGTTATTACCCGTTCTGGTTCAGCTAAGGTTCTAGCACCGGGAGCGGATGATATTCCGTTAGTAGATGCGGATAAGCGTCGTCATAAAATGGACATCTTCTCAATTGCAGCAGCTATTCGTTACTCTATTCAAGAGCTTCGCAATGCTCAAATGGCAGGTATTACTGTTGATTCAACAAAAGCGGAAATCGCACGTCGTGCAATTGCAGAAAAAGAAAACCGTATCATTTGGCATGGGGATGCAGACCACAACATTCCAGGTGTCGTAAATGCAGAAGGAATTCAAACCACAGCGGTAGATGCAGGCGCAAGCGGAAAAACAGAATGGAGAGATAAAACAGGAAAAGAGATTGTAGCGGATATTCGCAAAGCGCGTAACTTAATCAATCGTCTACCTGGTCATACAGCAAATACATTGATTCTTACACCAGCAGGCATGGAAATGCTGGAAATGGAATACAACGCTAACACAGATAAAACAGTTCTTGAGTACATCCGTAGTCAAAATTGGTTCACAAATATTGTGGCAACCTCTGACCTTGAAGGACAAGGTACAGGAGGAACGGATTGTTTCCTAGTACTAGATAACTCTCCATCTGTTATTCAAATTCTATTAACAATGGATATCTTCCGTCATGAAACTGAGTACAAGTTCCCGAACTATAAGGTTCCTTTTGAAGAACGTTTAGGCGGGGCAATTGTACGTTATCCAATGGCTATCGTAAGAGGAGATGGTATCTAA
- a CDS encoding structural cement protein Gp24 — MAITSYGKYMDEATGKGKLANYQDYSADTKAAAEVIPFGVMTELTGDGKTVKVFEGGKPYGIAMAQEVHDWVTQADDQKYKTKSPVSVARKGVLWVEALEDVSMTDDVVVDPTTGNFRPADTTTTGVVALPSAAFKTNAKAGGLVQLEINLP; from the coding sequence TTGGCTATTACAAGCTATGGAAAGTACATGGATGAAGCAACAGGCAAAGGAAAGCTTGCAAACTATCAGGATTATAGTGCAGATACAAAAGCCGCTGCAGAAGTTATTCCATTTGGCGTAATGACAGAGCTTACTGGTGATGGTAAAACAGTGAAAGTCTTTGAGGGAGGTAAACCGTATGGTATTGCTATGGCTCAAGAGGTTCACGATTGGGTTACTCAAGCGGATGACCAAAAGTACAAGACGAAATCTCCAGTATCCGTTGCGCGTAAAGGAGTTCTTTGGGTTGAGGCATTAGAAGATGTAAGCATGACAGATGATGTTGTGGTTGACCCAACAACAGGTAACTTTCGACCTGCTGATACAACAACTACTGGAGTCGTAGCATTACCTTCCGCTGCTTTTAAAACAAATGCAAAAGCAGGCGGTTTAGTTCAACTTGAAATTAATTTACCTTAA
- a CDS encoding DUF2213 domain-containing protein, with protein sequence MKTQRFDKALIQDYDETSEGYLTVTVPITRPGVFPYQRSDGTIQMEAKLPDEIFKESTIRSARSKPVTDDHPNEPVTIDNYNRYAKGLSHTDAAVRNLKLYVSMTITDKALIQKIRDGKREISIGFLSDVVAEKGTYNGDNYEYVQRNLEINHIAIVDQGRAGPEVAIRNDSDAWQIDSNNKGGNGEMPTYKIDGKEYEVDSAVKSHLEVQAAQLETANIKVKDYDGLKGRYDALEIQLNNTKQELKDAKVNTFSADELDAKVEARVELLSSAKTLLGDSFDFKGKSEREIKEAVIQKSKPDFKGDGQSDEYVNAFFDFTVGQAKQEGFSSTGSNHMFTGDSGNGSKVQDMKNQRLNMNK encoded by the coding sequence GTGAAGACGCAACGTTTTGACAAAGCACTTATTCAAGACTATGACGAAACGTCAGAAGGTTATTTAACTGTTACAGTACCTATTACTCGCCCTGGAGTTTTCCCTTATCAGCGGAGTGATGGAACTATCCAAATGGAAGCTAAGCTACCTGATGAGATATTCAAGGAGTCTACTATCCGTTCTGCTCGTTCTAAGCCAGTAACGGATGACCACCCTAATGAGCCTGTAACTATAGACAACTATAACCGCTATGCTAAAGGGTTATCTCATACCGATGCAGCTGTTAGAAACCTTAAGCTCTATGTTTCTATGACGATTACGGATAAAGCACTTATCCAAAAGATTCGCGATGGTAAACGAGAGATTAGTATTGGCTTCTTATCGGATGTTGTTGCTGAAAAAGGTACTTATAACGGTGATAACTATGAATATGTGCAACGAAATTTAGAAATTAACCATATTGCCATCGTAGATCAGGGGAGAGCGGGACCAGAAGTTGCTATCCGAAACGATTCAGACGCATGGCAAATTGATTCAAATAATAAAGGGGGAAACGGTGAAATGCCAACTTATAAAATTGACGGTAAGGAATATGAAGTAGATTCCGCTGTTAAATCACATTTAGAGGTGCAAGCAGCCCAATTAGAGACAGCCAATATTAAAGTGAAAGATTATGACGGATTAAAAGGACGTTATGATGCTCTTGAAATCCAACTCAATAACACTAAACAAGAACTAAAAGATGCGAAAGTAAATACTTTTTCCGCTGATGAGTTAGATGCAAAAGTGGAAGCTCGTGTTGAATTACTTAGTAGTGCAAAGACATTACTTGGTGATTCGTTTGACTTCAAAGGGAAATCAGAACGTGAAATTAAAGAAGCGGTTATTCAAAAATCGAAACCTGATTTTAAAGGCGATGGACAATCTGATGAATATGTCAACGCCTTTTTTGATTTTACGGTAGGTCAAGCGAAGCAAGAAGGCTTCTCTTCTACAGGTAGTAACCATATGTTCACTGGGGATAGTGGTAATGGTTCAAAGGTACAAGATATGAAAAATCAACGTTTAAACATGAATAAATAG